One Diospyros lotus cultivar Yz01 chromosome 1, ASM1463336v1, whole genome shotgun sequence genomic window carries:
- the LOC127789979 gene encoding protein-tyrosine sulfotransferase isoform X4, whose amino-acid sequence MDHVPKLAVLLLLLGYVSFTISALRGNDDYEHCKHTVKKWASSSVDIEPKEDKHILQDLLFFLHIPRTGGRTYFHCFLKRLYASSFECPRSYDKLRFDPSKSNCRLLVSHDDYGIMSKLLRERTSVVTILRNPIDRVFSTYEFSIEVAARFLVHPNLTSATQMAGRLRSKTKGVSTLDIWPWKYLVPWMREDLFARRDVRVQRGPTYAKNVNSYNMGDIVMPLHEYINDPIARDIIHNGATFQIAGLTNNSNLPESHDVRNCVLKHQSLGEYVLEVAKKRLDNMLYVGLTEDHKESATMFANVVGAQVISQSIVASYSNDPAANDKSDGSLSSPDMKSDTSHYQMTVGKLMQVYESCISSLRKAQAQRRTSSLKRISPANFTKEARRQVPEMLLQEIKSLNSLDMKLYQYAQNIFSKQHKQMVEKLGGAGRQESMFNNPYRAASWNFLYLGMLMIILLLLVALFVNARRRTSKVKI is encoded by the exons TTTCTTTCACAATAAGTGCCTTGCGTGGCAATGATGATTATGAACATTGCAAACATACTGTCAAAAAGTGGGCTTCTTCTTCTGTTGACATAGAACCCAAAGAAGACAAGCATATACTACAGGATTTGCTGTTTTTCCTTCACATACCAAGAACTGGTGGGCGAACATACTTCCATTG TTTCTTGAAAAGATTGTATGCTAGCTCTTTCGAATGTCCTCGTTCTTATGACAAGTTGCGGTTTGATCCAag CAAATCAAATTGCAGATTATTGGTTAGCCACGATGACTATGGCATCATGTCGAAACTTCTAAGGGAAAGAACTTCAGTGGTGACCATACTTAGGAATCCTATTGACCGTGTCTTTAGTACTTATGAATTTTCAATAGAGGTAGCAGCTAGGTTTTTGGTGCATCCTAACCTAACATCTGCCACACAAATGGCTGGACGCCTGCGTTCAAAGACCAAAGGAGTAAGTACACTGGATATTTGGCCATGGAAGTATCTGGTTCCATGGATGAGAGAGGACCTATTTGCTCGG AGAGATGTCAGAGTGCAAAGAGGCCCAACTTATGCTAAGAACGTTAACTCATATAATATGGGGGACATTGTGATGCCATTACATGAATACATTAATGATCCTATAGCTCGGGATATCATCCACAATGGAGCCACATTTCAG ATTGCAGGACTCACAAACAACTCTAATCTACCTGAGTCGCATGATGTGCGCAATTGTGTACTAAAGCATCAATCTCTTGGTGAATATGTTCTCGAAGTTGCAAAG AAGAGGTTGGATAATATGTTATATGTTGGACTCACTGAGGACCACAAAGAATCTGCTACGATGTTTGCAAATGTGGTTGGCGCACAGGTGATTTCTCAGTCAATTGTGGCCAGTTACAGCAATGATCCTGCAGCTAATGATAAATCAG ATGGGAGCTTGTCATCTCCAGATATGAAATCTGATACGAGTCATTATCAG ATGACTGTGGGAAAACTTATGCAAGTTTATGAGAGTTGCATTTCTAGCTTAAGAAAGGCCCAAGCACAACGACGTACTTCTTCTTTGAAGAGAATCTCCCCAGCAAACTTTACAAAGGAG GCACGTCGTCAGGTTCCTGAAATGCTGCTTCAGGAGATTAAGTCACTTAACAGCTTAGATATGAAACTCTATCAGTATGCTCAGAACATCTTCTCAAAGCAACACAAACAGATGGTGGAAAAACTTGGTGGTGCT GGAAGGCAGGAGAGCATGTTCAACAATCCATACCGCGCTGCCTCTTGGAACTTCCTTTACTTGGGAATGCTCATGATCATACTGCTTTTGTTGGTTGCATTATTTGTAAATGCCAGAAGAAGAACGTCAAAAGTGAAAATATGA
- the LOC127789979 gene encoding protein-tyrosine sulfotransferase isoform X1, translating into MDHVPKLAVLLLLLGYVSFTISALRGNDDYEHCKHTVKKWASSSVDIEPKEDKHILQDLLFFLHIPRTGGRTYFHCFLKRLYASSFECPRSYDKLRFDPSKSNCRLLVSHDDYGIMSKLLRERTSVVTILRNPIDRVFSTYEFSIEVAARFLVHPNLTSATQMAGRLRSKTKGVSTLDIWPWKYLVPWMREDLFARRDVRVQRGPTYAKNVNSYNMGDIVMPLHEYINDPIARDIIHNGATFQIAGLTNNSNLPESHDVRNCVLKHQSLGEYVLEVAKKRLDNMLYVGLTEDHKESATMFANVVGAQVISQSIVASYSNDPAANDKSGIGGPKKKDEKEDGSLSSPDMKSDTSHYQNRTGQNTSKISTENVNATSGNMTVGKLMQVYESCISSLRKAQAQRRTSSLKRISPANFTKEARRQVPEMLLQEIKSLNSLDMKLYQYAQNIFSKQHKQMVEKLGGAGRQESMFNNPYRAASWNFLYLGMLMIILLLLVALFVNARRRTSKVKI; encoded by the exons TTTCTTTCACAATAAGTGCCTTGCGTGGCAATGATGATTATGAACATTGCAAACATACTGTCAAAAAGTGGGCTTCTTCTTCTGTTGACATAGAACCCAAAGAAGACAAGCATATACTACAGGATTTGCTGTTTTTCCTTCACATACCAAGAACTGGTGGGCGAACATACTTCCATTG TTTCTTGAAAAGATTGTATGCTAGCTCTTTCGAATGTCCTCGTTCTTATGACAAGTTGCGGTTTGATCCAag CAAATCAAATTGCAGATTATTGGTTAGCCACGATGACTATGGCATCATGTCGAAACTTCTAAGGGAAAGAACTTCAGTGGTGACCATACTTAGGAATCCTATTGACCGTGTCTTTAGTACTTATGAATTTTCAATAGAGGTAGCAGCTAGGTTTTTGGTGCATCCTAACCTAACATCTGCCACACAAATGGCTGGACGCCTGCGTTCAAAGACCAAAGGAGTAAGTACACTGGATATTTGGCCATGGAAGTATCTGGTTCCATGGATGAGAGAGGACCTATTTGCTCGG AGAGATGTCAGAGTGCAAAGAGGCCCAACTTATGCTAAGAACGTTAACTCATATAATATGGGGGACATTGTGATGCCATTACATGAATACATTAATGATCCTATAGCTCGGGATATCATCCACAATGGAGCCACATTTCAG ATTGCAGGACTCACAAACAACTCTAATCTACCTGAGTCGCATGATGTGCGCAATTGTGTACTAAAGCATCAATCTCTTGGTGAATATGTTCTCGAAGTTGCAAAG AAGAGGTTGGATAATATGTTATATGTTGGACTCACTGAGGACCACAAAGAATCTGCTACGATGTTTGCAAATGTGGTTGGCGCACAGGTGATTTCTCAGTCAATTGTGGCCAGTTACAGCAATGATCCTGCAGCTAATGATAAATCAG GAATAGGAGGaccaaaaaagaaagatgaaaaggAAG ATGGGAGCTTGTCATCTCCAGATATGAAATCTGATACGAGTCATTATCAG AATCGCACTGGTCAGAACACAAGTAAAATTTCAACTGAAAATGTTAATGCTACAAGTGGAAAT ATGACTGTGGGAAAACTTATGCAAGTTTATGAGAGTTGCATTTCTAGCTTAAGAAAGGCCCAAGCACAACGACGTACTTCTTCTTTGAAGAGAATCTCCCCAGCAAACTTTACAAAGGAG GCACGTCGTCAGGTTCCTGAAATGCTGCTTCAGGAGATTAAGTCACTTAACAGCTTAGATATGAAACTCTATCAGTATGCTCAGAACATCTTCTCAAAGCAACACAAACAGATGGTGGAAAAACTTGGTGGTGCT GGAAGGCAGGAGAGCATGTTCAACAATCCATACCGCGCTGCCTCTTGGAACTTCCTTTACTTGGGAATGCTCATGATCATACTGCTTTTGTTGGTTGCATTATTTGTAAATGCCAGAAGAAGAACGTCAAAAGTGAAAATATGA
- the LOC127789979 gene encoding protein-tyrosine sulfotransferase isoform X2, whose translation MDHVPKLAVLLLLLGYVSFTISALRGNDDYEHCKHTVKKWASSSVDIEPKEDKHILQDLLFFLHIPRTGGRTYFHCFLKRLYASSFECPRSYDKLRFDPSKSNCRLLVSHDDYGIMSKLLRERTSVVTILRNPIDRVFSTYEFSIEVAARFLVHPNLTSATQMAGRLRSKTKGVSTLDIWPWKYLVPWMREDLFARRDVRVQRGPTYAKNVNSYNMGDIVMPLHEYINDPIARDIIHNGATFQIAGLTNNSNLPESHDVRNCVLKHQSLGEYVLEVAKKRLDNMLYVGLTEDHKESATMFANVVGAQVISQSIVASYSNDPAANDKSDGSLSSPDMKSDTSHYQNRTGQNTSKISTENVNATSGNMTVGKLMQVYESCISSLRKAQAQRRTSSLKRISPANFTKEARRQVPEMLLQEIKSLNSLDMKLYQYAQNIFSKQHKQMVEKLGGAGRQESMFNNPYRAASWNFLYLGMLMIILLLLVALFVNARRRTSKVKI comes from the exons TTTCTTTCACAATAAGTGCCTTGCGTGGCAATGATGATTATGAACATTGCAAACATACTGTCAAAAAGTGGGCTTCTTCTTCTGTTGACATAGAACCCAAAGAAGACAAGCATATACTACAGGATTTGCTGTTTTTCCTTCACATACCAAGAACTGGTGGGCGAACATACTTCCATTG TTTCTTGAAAAGATTGTATGCTAGCTCTTTCGAATGTCCTCGTTCTTATGACAAGTTGCGGTTTGATCCAag CAAATCAAATTGCAGATTATTGGTTAGCCACGATGACTATGGCATCATGTCGAAACTTCTAAGGGAAAGAACTTCAGTGGTGACCATACTTAGGAATCCTATTGACCGTGTCTTTAGTACTTATGAATTTTCAATAGAGGTAGCAGCTAGGTTTTTGGTGCATCCTAACCTAACATCTGCCACACAAATGGCTGGACGCCTGCGTTCAAAGACCAAAGGAGTAAGTACACTGGATATTTGGCCATGGAAGTATCTGGTTCCATGGATGAGAGAGGACCTATTTGCTCGG AGAGATGTCAGAGTGCAAAGAGGCCCAACTTATGCTAAGAACGTTAACTCATATAATATGGGGGACATTGTGATGCCATTACATGAATACATTAATGATCCTATAGCTCGGGATATCATCCACAATGGAGCCACATTTCAG ATTGCAGGACTCACAAACAACTCTAATCTACCTGAGTCGCATGATGTGCGCAATTGTGTACTAAAGCATCAATCTCTTGGTGAATATGTTCTCGAAGTTGCAAAG AAGAGGTTGGATAATATGTTATATGTTGGACTCACTGAGGACCACAAAGAATCTGCTACGATGTTTGCAAATGTGGTTGGCGCACAGGTGATTTCTCAGTCAATTGTGGCCAGTTACAGCAATGATCCTGCAGCTAATGATAAATCAG ATGGGAGCTTGTCATCTCCAGATATGAAATCTGATACGAGTCATTATCAG AATCGCACTGGTCAGAACACAAGTAAAATTTCAACTGAAAATGTTAATGCTACAAGTGGAAAT ATGACTGTGGGAAAACTTATGCAAGTTTATGAGAGTTGCATTTCTAGCTTAAGAAAGGCCCAAGCACAACGACGTACTTCTTCTTTGAAGAGAATCTCCCCAGCAAACTTTACAAAGGAG GCACGTCGTCAGGTTCCTGAAATGCTGCTTCAGGAGATTAAGTCACTTAACAGCTTAGATATGAAACTCTATCAGTATGCTCAGAACATCTTCTCAAAGCAACACAAACAGATGGTGGAAAAACTTGGTGGTGCT GGAAGGCAGGAGAGCATGTTCAACAATCCATACCGCGCTGCCTCTTGGAACTTCCTTTACTTGGGAATGCTCATGATCATACTGCTTTTGTTGGTTGCATTATTTGTAAATGCCAGAAGAAGAACGTCAAAAGTGAAAATATGA
- the LOC127789979 gene encoding protein-tyrosine sulfotransferase isoform X3, with translation MDHVPKLAVLLLLLGYVSFTISALRGNDDYEHCKHTVKKWASSSVDIEPKEDKHILQDLLFFLHIPRTGGRTYFHCFLKRLYASSFECPRSYDKLRFDPSKSNCRLLVSHDDYGIMSKLLRERTSVVTILRNPIDRVFSTYEFSIEVAARFLVHPNLTSATQMAGRLRSKTKGVSTLDIWPWKYLVPWMREDLFARRDVRVQRGPTYAKNVNSYNMGDIVMPLHEYINDPIARDIIHNGATFQIAGLTNNSNLPESHDVRNCVLKHQSLGEYVLEVAKKRLDNMLYVGLTEDHKESATMFANVVGAQVISQSIVASYSNDPAANDKSGIGGPKKKDEKEDGSLSSPDMKSDTSHYQMTVGKLMQVYESCISSLRKAQAQRRTSSLKRISPANFTKEARRQVPEMLLQEIKSLNSLDMKLYQYAQNIFSKQHKQMVEKLGGAGRQESMFNNPYRAASWNFLYLGMLMIILLLLVALFVNARRRTSKVKI, from the exons TTTCTTTCACAATAAGTGCCTTGCGTGGCAATGATGATTATGAACATTGCAAACATACTGTCAAAAAGTGGGCTTCTTCTTCTGTTGACATAGAACCCAAAGAAGACAAGCATATACTACAGGATTTGCTGTTTTTCCTTCACATACCAAGAACTGGTGGGCGAACATACTTCCATTG TTTCTTGAAAAGATTGTATGCTAGCTCTTTCGAATGTCCTCGTTCTTATGACAAGTTGCGGTTTGATCCAag CAAATCAAATTGCAGATTATTGGTTAGCCACGATGACTATGGCATCATGTCGAAACTTCTAAGGGAAAGAACTTCAGTGGTGACCATACTTAGGAATCCTATTGACCGTGTCTTTAGTACTTATGAATTTTCAATAGAGGTAGCAGCTAGGTTTTTGGTGCATCCTAACCTAACATCTGCCACACAAATGGCTGGACGCCTGCGTTCAAAGACCAAAGGAGTAAGTACACTGGATATTTGGCCATGGAAGTATCTGGTTCCATGGATGAGAGAGGACCTATTTGCTCGG AGAGATGTCAGAGTGCAAAGAGGCCCAACTTATGCTAAGAACGTTAACTCATATAATATGGGGGACATTGTGATGCCATTACATGAATACATTAATGATCCTATAGCTCGGGATATCATCCACAATGGAGCCACATTTCAG ATTGCAGGACTCACAAACAACTCTAATCTACCTGAGTCGCATGATGTGCGCAATTGTGTACTAAAGCATCAATCTCTTGGTGAATATGTTCTCGAAGTTGCAAAG AAGAGGTTGGATAATATGTTATATGTTGGACTCACTGAGGACCACAAAGAATCTGCTACGATGTTTGCAAATGTGGTTGGCGCACAGGTGATTTCTCAGTCAATTGTGGCCAGTTACAGCAATGATCCTGCAGCTAATGATAAATCAG GAATAGGAGGaccaaaaaagaaagatgaaaaggAAG ATGGGAGCTTGTCATCTCCAGATATGAAATCTGATACGAGTCATTATCAG ATGACTGTGGGAAAACTTATGCAAGTTTATGAGAGTTGCATTTCTAGCTTAAGAAAGGCCCAAGCACAACGACGTACTTCTTCTTTGAAGAGAATCTCCCCAGCAAACTTTACAAAGGAG GCACGTCGTCAGGTTCCTGAAATGCTGCTTCAGGAGATTAAGTCACTTAACAGCTTAGATATGAAACTCTATCAGTATGCTCAGAACATCTTCTCAAAGCAACACAAACAGATGGTGGAAAAACTTGGTGGTGCT GGAAGGCAGGAGAGCATGTTCAACAATCCATACCGCGCTGCCTCTTGGAACTTCCTTTACTTGGGAATGCTCATGATCATACTGCTTTTGTTGGTTGCATTATTTGTAAATGCCAGAAGAAGAACGTCAAAAGTGAAAATATGA
- the LOC127789979 gene encoding protein-tyrosine sulfotransferase isoform X5 — translation MDHVPKLAVLLLLLGYVSFTISALRGNDDYEHCKHTVKKWASSSVDIEPKEDKHILQDLLFFLHIPRTGGRTYFHCFLKRLYASSFECPRSYDKLRFDPSKSNCRLLVSHDDYGIMSKLLRERTSVVTILRNPIDRVFSTYEFSIEVAARFLVHPNLTSATQMAGRLRSKTKGVSTLDIWPWKYLVPWMREDLFARRDVRVQRGPTYAKNVNSYNMGDIVMPLHEYINDPIARDIIHNGATFQIAGLTNNSNLPESHDVRNCVLKHQSLGEYVLEVAKKRLDNMLYVGLTEDHKESATMFANVVGAQVISQSIVASYSNDPAANDKSGIGGPKKKDEKEDGSLSSPDMKSDTSHYQNRTGQNTSKISTENVNATSGNMTVGKLMQVYESCISSLRKAQAQRRTSSLKRISPANFTKEARRQVPEMLLQEIKSLNSLDMKLYQYAQNIFSKQHKQMVEKLGGAIWI, via the exons TTTCTTTCACAATAAGTGCCTTGCGTGGCAATGATGATTATGAACATTGCAAACATACTGTCAAAAAGTGGGCTTCTTCTTCTGTTGACATAGAACCCAAAGAAGACAAGCATATACTACAGGATTTGCTGTTTTTCCTTCACATACCAAGAACTGGTGGGCGAACATACTTCCATTG TTTCTTGAAAAGATTGTATGCTAGCTCTTTCGAATGTCCTCGTTCTTATGACAAGTTGCGGTTTGATCCAag CAAATCAAATTGCAGATTATTGGTTAGCCACGATGACTATGGCATCATGTCGAAACTTCTAAGGGAAAGAACTTCAGTGGTGACCATACTTAGGAATCCTATTGACCGTGTCTTTAGTACTTATGAATTTTCAATAGAGGTAGCAGCTAGGTTTTTGGTGCATCCTAACCTAACATCTGCCACACAAATGGCTGGACGCCTGCGTTCAAAGACCAAAGGAGTAAGTACACTGGATATTTGGCCATGGAAGTATCTGGTTCCATGGATGAGAGAGGACCTATTTGCTCGG AGAGATGTCAGAGTGCAAAGAGGCCCAACTTATGCTAAGAACGTTAACTCATATAATATGGGGGACATTGTGATGCCATTACATGAATACATTAATGATCCTATAGCTCGGGATATCATCCACAATGGAGCCACATTTCAG ATTGCAGGACTCACAAACAACTCTAATCTACCTGAGTCGCATGATGTGCGCAATTGTGTACTAAAGCATCAATCTCTTGGTGAATATGTTCTCGAAGTTGCAAAG AAGAGGTTGGATAATATGTTATATGTTGGACTCACTGAGGACCACAAAGAATCTGCTACGATGTTTGCAAATGTGGTTGGCGCACAGGTGATTTCTCAGTCAATTGTGGCCAGTTACAGCAATGATCCTGCAGCTAATGATAAATCAG GAATAGGAGGaccaaaaaagaaagatgaaaaggAAG ATGGGAGCTTGTCATCTCCAGATATGAAATCTGATACGAGTCATTATCAG AATCGCACTGGTCAGAACACAAGTAAAATTTCAACTGAAAATGTTAATGCTACAAGTGGAAAT ATGACTGTGGGAAAACTTATGCAAGTTTATGAGAGTTGCATTTCTAGCTTAAGAAAGGCCCAAGCACAACGACGTACTTCTTCTTTGAAGAGAATCTCCCCAGCAAACTTTACAAAGGAG GCACGTCGTCAGGTTCCTGAAATGCTGCTTCAGGAGATTAAGTCACTTAACAGCTTAGATATGAAACTCTATCAGTATGCTCAGAACATCTTCTCAAAGCAACACAAACAGATGGTGGAAAAACTTGGTGGTGCT ATTTGGATATAG